Part of the Nicotiana sylvestris chromosome 5, ASM39365v2, whole genome shotgun sequence genome is shown below.
TCCACATAAAAAGTCTTGAATAACTGGAAAAAAAAATGAACAATTTGAAAGAAACTCGTAACAAGCATAAAGTACCATTTACTTGTTCTTGATTAATAAATAACTTCAGCAAATCTGCCAGGAGCTTAAAGGATATACCATCTATTATCAAGAACAAAACTAGAAGTAGAAAACATGGTAGCCAATTGGCAACCTCTAGTAGCAACGACTAGGTTTCCATCCTTGGAAATGAGATCCACAAGATCCAGACCAAGTGTCTGGCTCTTTCCTACTCACAATGTATCATACTCCCAACATTATGAGGAACAATTAAAtacaaataaaagataaaaaagggAAGCCCGGTGCACAAAACATCTCGCATTCACGCAGTGTCCGGGAAGGGCCGCACCGCACCCTAAGGGGTGTGATGTAGTCAGcttaccctaatgcaagcattagtggctgcttccacGCCTTGAACCCGTGAACTATAGGacacacggagacaactttatcatcgctccaaggctccccttcataGATGCTAATTATCCATTGCAAGGCACGTTCATCGAGGTCTGTACCTTAAAAATACCGTCAAGGGACTAGCTCCATTTCCAGTTACACTCTTTTTCCAATTCATTGAGTCACTTCGACCACAGTATGTCCCAAACAGTTAATTCTTCCAGAATAATGAGCATTGAAACCTTTTCCTATTCCCCAAAAGTTCACAGCCGGAATAGGAAGCATAATTCTAGTCCAAGCTACATCACTTCAAAATGTAAAGATAAAAGAGTCAAGGCCTTACACTAAATGAATTGTATTTAATCTGGTGTGATCCTCCAGGAACCAATACAACAGATGATGGCCACTTACAAACAGCTTTATCAATGTAGTCTTCCACATGTTGATTAGGTGCCACATGAACTGCTGTTACCAAGTCCGGAAATGAACCTTTCAAATGTTCCAAAGTGCTTGAGAATATGGGGAACATTCGAGTAACCTCCTGTAATCTACTTCCAGGAAGCAAGGAAATGACTGGGGATCCTTCAAATTAAGCTAACAACACAATTAGAAAGTTGGCAAGGAGAAACAAAATTGATAGAATAGCACAGTCAACCGATAAAAAGGTAATAATATCCTCTCTTCTTTTCAGTAAGCCACTGAGAAGGAGACACAGAGATTTTGACAGATTGGAAGTAAATACAGAGAACACGATCTTGCATCATTAGATAACCGACAAATTACAGCAAAAGCAtagaaataatattttctttttgaaatggTATAGAAAATATATATTGTTCATACAAACTGAAATTTTTTCACACCATAGTACTTTCATCACGGGTATGAAACTTGGCTATACTATGCACATATATAATCTATTATGATGCATCATATACTTTCTCACAATATATTAGTACAAGTTAACATACCTATTCCATGATCAGTTAGAAATGCTTCAGCATTTCCTTGAATTCTGTATCTTCTTTCTGTGGCATCCTTCACCTAAAATTGAATATTAGACAACATTACGCCATTAcactatataaaattataatttcaCTGTTGCATTGGTAGAATAACTTTATTCCCCACTTGTTCATATTTCTTAGCATTTCTCTTCTCTTTGTTCCCCTGGTGGGATTCATCAGTGTATACAAAATGATTAATTAGGTGGGTTGTTAATTGACAAGACAAAAAAATTGcaatttcaaaagttaaaaaCAATACTTTAACGTGACGACAGCATTATCAAGGAATCACTCGATCCCACCAGGAAATTGCACAGAAATTCTTAGTGGATAGTTTCTTGACAGGAAAGAAATTTTATCACACTAATGAAATCATCACTTGGTAAATTGTTTCTTGGAAAGAAAGAATATCTGCATGCTCAAAAGCTAAAAATCCAGACACTGGTATATGAAGGCACTATTTGAAAGACGAAGTCTTTCATGTACCAAATGTAGAATAAAACACAAATCAAAATACTGATTTACCTGGAAATCCGAAATATCTTCAAGGGTGGGATGACCAACAAAGGTTGCTGCTAGGCCGTTTGATCTACAAACTTCTGCCTCAAACGGAAGAATGCATAACACATGATCCACAAACTGAAGAAGTCCTTGTAGTCTTGCTTCACCACCTTTCCAAGGCCAAAATGACGGTGATACATAATGGAAGTGCAAAGGGCTAACCATCCCCTGCTGAACACACGTAGCTGCAAAAAGTTATTCCCAGTGCACAAGGAAAACACGAGAAATCTCTTTCGAACTCACAAAAGCTACAGAGCGTTACCCCTCAAATGCTTTAAGAAACGGAAGGAGAATCCTTTAGAGTCTACAGTGAGTACGACATGAGGCCTAAAAGAAAGAGCTGCTTCTATAGTTTGTTTCAGCCTAACCTGTCATTTCAAAATTCAAATAAGGTCCAAATTTCATGCATGGATAATTATTAATTTTTACTTGGAAAAACTATAACTTGATTTTTAGTAtgcagaaaattcaaaataattcaTACTCTAAATTGATTAAGATATGGCAGCAACTCCCATATGCCCATTACTGCAATATCCTCTATTGGGAACAGAGTATTCAACCCTTGTTTACACATCATCTTCCTGATAAACATACACACCACAGAAAGAATAATGATAATTAAAGGAGTTGACAACTTGACTTAATTATAGCTGCTGCAACTTTTAACTAGTGAAAGCATATTAATAatttcaagtttcaattataattttaaaaatattacaaataattagaaaaaaggagggggggggggcagaTTACCCTCCAACACCAGCAAAACGGACAGGCAAAGGAGAAAGCTTTTCTAGAGAATTCATGACACGGGAACCAATGGTATCACCAGAAACCTCGCCGGCAACAATGAAGACCCTGAGTTCTGCATCTTTTGAAGCCAAATCAACTGCACTTTGACTTGAAACTGAGAATGTTCTTCTCATTTGCCGCATCAAGTTTAGGTTTGTTTCAGTATTCGCATTCCAAATTCTTCTAATAAACATATCTTGGTCTCCCTAAAACGAAAATACTACTTAATACGCAAAAAGAAAAGTTAGTGAAAACcttattttggaaagtattaagTAGCAAATGAAATGGGAATTTCAGCAAAGCACTGAACTTGTAGTATCTTCTTTTTTGTGTGTGGAAAATGGCAGTCTCAACCAGcgctctctctcttctttcccttttttcttttttcccacTCTTTCCTTTCTAATTTGATGATTCGGGTCGGTAAAATGAAGCGGACCAGATAGGGATCCGCgccaaaaattatttatatataataCCCGTAAAAAGGCATAACATGCAAaatgtatatttatatatttttcgaCTATTATTTGTACAGTATCATTATTCCCACCAAATAAGCTTGGGCGATTGATAGAAATAGCCTCAGGATTGACCTTAGCGGAATGTCTCCGATATTTGGGATATTTAAAAAATAACCTGACCCATACACAGTTATCGCTCTTCGGTATGTTCCTACATGATTGATAGAGTCTAAGCTATATTTACtctacttatttgttaaattgTTCAACAAAATATGCCAGATTAACATAATTTTGTTCTTCATAGAATTTTTTCTATCGAATTGCTGGAGTTTATGCTATGTTTACTCCAACTATCTATTAAGTTGTTCATCAAAGTCTACTCGATTAgcatctttttttttgttgttattttaaCAAAGTGTTCTTTGAATTTACAACTTCAATTTCGATCAAAACACCCCAATTTTGCTCCAAATGGTCTTAAATTTGAAACGAAGCTTTTAACTACCAGCACACAAATCATAATCACCAATTTATTCAAATAACACCAAATCAAAAAGgcctattttgtattttttaatatttttaaggtCCAATAATATAGTTTTGAAATTTTTACAGTAAATCAATAAATTAAAGTTTGAGCTAAAAGTCTAAGCATAAATTATCAACATTCAAATATTTTTAACAATAATGGATTATTACTCTTCACTTTATATTAACAAACAAGAACTTTAAGCtttgaaatattgaagaactatggtgtttaagtaaa
Proteins encoded:
- the LOC104237400 gene encoding probable lipid-A-disaccharide synthase, mitochondrial translates to MFIRRIWNANTETNLNLMRQMRRTFSVSSQSAVDLASKDAELRVFIVAGEVSGDTIGSRVMNSLEKLSPLPVRFAGVGGKMMCKQGLNTLFPIEDIAVMGIWELLPYLNQFRVRLKQTIEAALSFRPHVVLTVDSKGFSFRFLKHLRATCVQQGMVSPLHFHYVSPSFWPWKGGEARLQGLLQFVDHVLCILPFEAEVCRSNGLAATFVGHPTLEDISDFQVKDATERRYRIQGNAEAFLTDHGIGSPVISLLPGSRLQEVTRMFPIFSSTLEHLKGSFPDLVTAVHVAPNQHVEDYIDKAVCKWPSSVVLVPGGSHQIKYNSFSASSVALCTSGTVAMEVQLARLPCVVAYRAHLLTELVIRYKAIIPYISLPNILLDSAIIPEALFHDCTPSKLASLLKDLILDDNLREKQINAAEEVIELLRPPKMNISCST